The following are encoded together in the Lathyrus oleraceus cultivar Zhongwan6 chromosome 3, CAAS_Psat_ZW6_1.0, whole genome shotgun sequence genome:
- the LOC127132655 gene encoding uncharacterized protein LOC127132655, with translation MAKIFSVLVICIIVFAHQTAAEILTGNALIQSVCNLSGSDKDLCVEVLSSDPSKPLNADLTDLAIVALKVAAKNASGILTDVKMLIDDADLNPEIQQGLADCKETILDAESQLEDTIAALLIEADVDAQTWLKAALAAITTCDDSIPGSDDVLSVKSKNFRKLCNIVVIITKTMPPRIL, from the coding sequence atggcaaAAATCTTCTCAGTTTTGGTTATCTGCATCATTGTATTTGCTCACCAGACAGCCGCAGAGATACTCACAGGCAATGCCTTAATCCAAAGTGTATGCAATCTATCAGGAAGTGACAAAGATCTCTGTGTCGAAGTTCTTTCTTCCGACCCATCAAAGCCACTAAACGCCGATCTTACAGACTTAGCCATTGTAGCCCTAAAAGTTGCTGCAAAAAACGCTTCTGGAATTCTAACCGACGTGAAGATGTTGATCGACGACGCTGATTTAAACCCTGAAATTCAACAAGGTTTGGCTGATTGTAAGGAAACAATACTTGATGCTGAATCTCAGCTTGAAGATACCATTGCTGCATTGTTGATTGAAGCTGATGTTGATGCTCAAACATGGTTGAAGGCTGCTCTGGCTGCTATTACAACCTGCGATGATTCTATTCCTGGCAGCGATGATGTTTTGTCTGTCAAGAGTAAGAATTTCCGCAAATTATGCAACATTGTTGTTATTATTACCAAGACTATGCCTCCACGCATCCTTTAA